The Shewanella sp. MTB7 genome includes a window with the following:
- a CDS encoding 3-oxoacid CoA-transferase subunit B: protein MTLTREQLAQRVAQELQDGYYVNLGIGIPTLVANYIPQDIEVMLQSENGLLGMGEFPTEEEIDADLINAGKQTVTMATGAAVFDSAESFAMIRGGHVDLTVLGAFEVDTQGNIASYMIPGKLIKGMGGAMDLVAGADNIIVTMTHASKHGVSKLLTKCTLPLTGKACIKRVLTDLALIEIKEGKFHLLERAPGVSVETIIKLTDGEMVVPDNVPEMVF, encoded by the coding sequence ATGACACTCACAAGAGAACAACTCGCCCAACGTGTCGCTCAAGAACTGCAAGATGGCTATTACGTCAACTTAGGCATCGGCATTCCCACCTTAGTGGCCAACTATATTCCACAGGACATTGAGGTAATGTTGCAATCAGAAAATGGTCTGCTGGGCATGGGGGAGTTTCCCACAGAGGAGGAGATAGACGCTGATTTGATTAACGCAGGTAAACAAACAGTCACGATGGCAACAGGCGCAGCAGTGTTTGATTCGGCCGAATCTTTTGCCATGATCCGTGGTGGCCATGTAGATCTCACCGTTTTAGGTGCATTTGAGGTCGATACTCAAGGTAATATCGCCTCCTATATGATCCCAGGGAAGCTCATCAAGGGCATGGGCGGCGCAATGGATTTAGTCGCCGGGGCTGACAATATTATCGTCACCATGACTCACGCTTCAAAACATGGCGTCTCTAAGCTTCTAACTAAGTGCACCCTACCGTTAACGGGTAAAGCCTGCATCAAACGGGTATTGACAGATCTGGCGCTTATCGAGATAAAAGAAGGCAAGTTTCATCTCCTTGAACGGGCACCCGGCGTCAGCGTCGAAACCATCATCAAGCTGACCGATGGTGAGATGGTAGTACCTGATAACGTACCAGAAATGGTATTTTAA
- a CDS encoding CoA transferase subunit A translates to MSGFNKLVTSYEEAMAGLEDGMTVIAGGFGLCGIPENLIQEIKNKGTKALTVVSNNCGTTEHGLGVLLQGKQIKKMIASYVGENANFEAQMMSGELDVELTPQGTLAEKMRAAGAGIPAFYTATGVGTLVAEGKDLREFNGREYILEESIKGDFAIIKAWKADTFGNLVYRKTARNFNPLAATAGKITVVEVEEIVEPGALNPDEIHTPGIYVNRLIQGQFTKVIEQRTTRPTPSPTE, encoded by the coding sequence ATGTCAGGATTTAATAAGCTAGTGACGAGTTACGAAGAAGCGATGGCGGGACTTGAAGATGGCATGACCGTCATCGCCGGCGGTTTTGGCTTATGCGGTATCCCGGAAAACCTGATCCAAGAGATCAAGAACAAAGGGACTAAGGCGCTGACAGTGGTTTCTAATAACTGCGGCACCACTGAGCATGGTCTTGGCGTATTACTGCAGGGAAAACAGATCAAAAAAATGATCGCCTCCTACGTAGGTGAGAATGCTAATTTTGAAGCTCAGATGATGTCAGGCGAACTCGATGTCGAGCTAACGCCTCAAGGAACACTCGCCGAAAAGATGCGTGCTGCTGGTGCAGGCATTCCTGCATTTTATACGGCAACTGGTGTAGGTACTCTCGTCGCTGAAGGCAAAGACCTGCGAGAATTCAATGGCAGAGAGTACATACTGGAAGAGTCCATTAAAGGGGACTTCGCCATCATAAAAGCCTGGAAAGCCGACACTTTTGGCAATCTTGTTTATCGAAAAACGGCCCGTAATTTCAATCCTCTCGCCGCCACAGCAGGCAAGATCACCGTCGTGGAAGTCGAGGAGATCGTTGAACCCGGTGCATTAAATCCCGATGAGATCCACACACCAGGGATCTACGTTAACCGTCTAATTCAAGGACAGTTTACCAAAGTCATAGAGCAGCGCACCACGCGTCCCACGCCCTCGCCAACTGAATAA
- a CDS encoding 3-hydroxybutyrate dehydrogenase: protein MLSGKVALITGSTSGIGLATAHVLAEQGINLVLHGLMTDVEGQALAADFAERYKIQTLFDNADLRDGDKIAAFMDSAIAKIGTIDILVNNAGIQHTQGVDSFPVNKWNDIIAINLSSAFHTIQKTLPGMRENRWGRIINIASVHGLVASVNKSAYCAAKHGIIGLTKVVALECAEQAITVNAICPGWVDTPLINHQISEIASQKQMSFDDAKYQLVTAKQPLPEMLAPRQIGEFVLFLCSDSAGGITGSSLPMDGAWTAQ, encoded by the coding sequence ATGTTAAGTGGAAAGGTTGCCCTAATTACGGGATCAACAAGTGGAATAGGATTAGCGACCGCTCATGTGCTAGCCGAGCAGGGGATCAATTTAGTGTTGCACGGTTTGATGACCGATGTTGAAGGTCAAGCCTTGGCGGCGGACTTTGCTGAACGCTATAAAATACAGACGCTATTTGATAATGCGGATCTGCGTGACGGTGACAAAATTGCCGCATTTATGGATAGCGCCATCGCTAAAATCGGGACCATAGATATCTTAGTGAACAATGCCGGTATTCAGCATACACAAGGGGTAGATAGCTTTCCTGTGAATAAGTGGAACGATATCATTGCCATTAATCTCTCTTCGGCTTTTCACACGATTCAAAAAACTCTGCCGGGTATGCGTGAAAATCGCTGGGGCAGGATCATCAATATTGCTTCAGTCCATGGCTTAGTCGCATCGGTTAATAAGTCGGCTTACTGCGCCGCTAAACACGGTATTATTGGCCTGACCAAGGTGGTGGCACTGGAGTGTGCTGAACAGGCAATAACGGTCAATGCTATCTGCCCAGGCTGGGTAGATACACCACTGATTAATCATCAAATCTCTGAGATCGCCTCGCAAAAACAGATGAGTTTCGATGATGCTAAATATCAACTAGTGACTGCTAAACAGCCTCTGCCGGAGATGTTAGCCCCGAGACAAATTGGTGAATTTGTGCTGTTCCTGTGCAGTGATAGTGCTGGTGGGATCACGGGCTCCTCGCTGCCGATGGACGGCGCTTGGACAGCTCAATAA
- a CDS encoding leucyl aminopeptidase: MLTKKNLLTTALTTSISIALFSGFSAQAETFNFVEHHNAKAAETLVVFQAGKQISSDLARLDKLSNQQISKALALKVFNGESKQVVEILMPNGIEAKRLVVIGLGDVTKLNAGQVNKLGASVTAHFSKSTSRNIDILTNGISDSNSNASFASELAHGINLRAYQFDKYLSEKKPAEKSYTIKVAEPAKATASYQQLSAIEQGVFLARDLISEVPTEMTPVHFAAAAKELNKLGVKITILEPKKIKQLGMGALHAVGRGSQEGARLVIAHWQGNDDAPIALVGKGITFDSGGYNIKATGDSISRMKSDMAGAAAVLGTVKAMAIQKADVNVVAVMAMAANMVSETAFAPGDVVMTAEGLSVEVLNTDAEGRLVLADGLWYAREFYQPQVMIDVATLTGSKVRALGKRYTGLFSDNDTLVNELTVSGLAVDEKVWRLPLAYEDLLKSPIADLKNAGYGGPGATTAAVFLKQFTGETKWAHLDIAGSALTSKDVGITPAGGTGHGVRLLSHWIMNLDK; this comes from the coding sequence ATGCTAACTAAAAAAAATCTTCTTACTACAGCCCTCACTACTTCAATCAGCATTGCACTATTTAGCGGTTTTTCCGCACAAGCAGAAACATTTAACTTCGTCGAACATCACAACGCCAAAGCAGCAGAAACACTTGTGGTTTTTCAAGCTGGCAAACAGATTTCTAGCGACCTAGCACGTCTCGATAAATTATCTAATCAGCAGATATCAAAAGCCTTAGCCCTTAAAGTCTTTAACGGTGAAAGCAAACAAGTGGTTGAAATCTTAATGCCCAATGGCATAGAGGCTAAACGTCTTGTGGTGATTGGCTTAGGTGACGTAACTAAATTGAATGCTGGCCAAGTCAATAAGCTAGGCGCCTCAGTAACAGCACATTTCAGTAAGAGTACGTCGCGAAATATCGACATACTCACGAACGGGATCAGCGACTCAAACAGTAACGCCAGCTTTGCATCTGAACTTGCTCACGGCATCAATTTACGCGCTTATCAGTTTGATAAGTATCTATCTGAGAAAAAACCTGCAGAGAAGAGTTACACCATTAAGGTCGCAGAACCAGCCAAGGCTACAGCGAGTTACCAGCAGCTATCAGCCATTGAGCAAGGCGTATTTCTAGCCCGGGATCTCATCTCTGAAGTGCCAACCGAGATGACTCCAGTTCACTTTGCCGCAGCGGCAAAAGAACTTAACAAGCTTGGGGTAAAAATCACTATTTTAGAGCCTAAAAAGATTAAACAGCTCGGCATGGGCGCACTGCACGCCGTCGGACGAGGCTCACAAGAGGGGGCTCGTCTGGTTATCGCTCACTGGCAAGGCAATGACGACGCACCGATTGCGCTCGTAGGTAAAGGGATCACCTTCGATTCTGGCGGCTATAACATCAAGGCAACGGGTGATTCTATCTCACGCATGAAATCTGACATGGCAGGCGCAGCTGCAGTGCTTGGTACCGTTAAAGCGATGGCCATTCAAAAGGCCGATGTTAATGTCGTTGCCGTGATGGCGATGGCGGCGAACATGGTGTCTGAAACCGCTTTTGCCCCAGGTGATGTAGTCATGACCGCTGAAGGATTAAGTGTCGAAGTGCTAAATACTGATGCCGAAGGGCGCTTGGTACTGGCCGATGGTCTCTGGTATGCCCGTGAGTTCTATCAGCCTCAAGTGATGATCGATGTCGCTACTTTAACTGGTTCAAAAGTGCGCGCTTTAGGTAAACGTTACACGGGTTTATTCAGTGACAACGATACACTCGTCAATGAACTCACGGTATCGGGTCTGGCAGTCGATGAGAAAGTCTGGCGTCTGCCTCTGGCCTATGAAGATCTGCTAAAGAGTCCTATTGCCGATCTTAAAAATGCCGGTTACGGCGGACCGGGGGCAACGACAGCAGCTGTTTTCTTAAAACAGTTCACTGGTGAGACTAAATGGGCTCACTTAGATATAGCAGGTAGCGCTCTTACGTCAAAAGATGTGGGCATTACACCCGCGGGTGGTACTGGTCACGGCGTGCGTCTGCTGAGTCACTGGATTATGAACCTAGACAAGTAA
- a CDS encoding extracellular catalytic domain type 1 short-chain-length polyhydroxyalkanoate depolymerase, with translation MKWIKAKKPLISLWLLVILGLCVGSASAGSWQQDVTIGGFNNVHIYTPDGVSTIGQGKSLLIVLHGCVQPINNYLTANLEQAAEAHGMVIAVPDAMNKAGYSCWSYWQGSINRNSGGYKNLISLANTMSGDVSRNIDPKQIYIAGLSSGGAMAAQTACVAPEVFAGVASSAGPTIGTSSNGAITTCESVTAPTFKSRCEGYAGSYKNHFATQLAVIGHGAADTTVNSCYNQQNADGFALVYGVSQVSGSNNLSDGSGHTAQETLWSDKRVSMLWFDGLDHSWSGGAGASGDYVAANSINFATYLGQFFSDNNRRVDRNTGPLLTNLTVVNNASSLLITGTAIDSEGSVSRVDLKIYRLGSGTPELVESINTQISTVDDSFSASTATLIDGLYSVSAIAIDNESKAGDEALISVRVGPEPEATPPQLSGISAAISGQCATITGLVLDINQNLVLVTVGFANGVNVDASVVNTSNGQQYSAEGCNLAGGSQIATVVATDLSGLSSSDLVVFTIDAGITGDYNLHINQGHIAWGVGYSACYLAFGTADFTMREYPAGTNLCQWVADGAATCAGPIQACIGGGAGTPDSDNDGIADSSDNCVNTANGDQADNDGDGIGNVCDSTPDGEVFQCTESTTSNYAHVQAGRAITNGYYVFALGSGANMGLYNVFYSTTLAETNNSYFVIGSCP, from the coding sequence ATGAAATGGATAAAGGCAAAGAAACCTCTTATTAGCTTGTGGCTTTTGGTCATATTAGGTCTGTGCGTCGGCTCTGCTAGTGCTGGCTCCTGGCAACAAGATGTCACCATAGGTGGCTTTAATAATGTGCATATCTATACACCAGATGGTGTATCAACCATAGGACAGGGAAAGTCGCTACTGATTGTGCTCCACGGTTGCGTGCAACCCATCAACAACTACCTCACTGCCAATTTAGAGCAAGCGGCTGAGGCCCATGGGATGGTGATCGCCGTTCCTGATGCGATGAATAAGGCAGGTTATAGTTGTTGGTCCTACTGGCAAGGCAGTATCAATCGAAATTCAGGGGGTTATAAGAACTTGATAAGCCTAGCCAATACCATGAGTGGCGATGTCAGCCGCAACATAGATCCTAAGCAGATTTATATTGCTGGGCTTTCATCGGGTGGGGCGATGGCAGCGCAAACTGCTTGCGTCGCACCGGAGGTTTTTGCCGGAGTCGCATCTAGTGCTGGACCAACAATAGGCACGAGTTCAAATGGTGCTATCACCACCTGTGAGTCGGTTACTGCACCCACGTTTAAGTCTCGCTGTGAAGGTTATGCTGGCAGTTATAAAAACCATTTTGCCACGCAACTGGCGGTGATAGGCCATGGCGCTGCTGATACTACCGTTAATAGCTGTTATAACCAGCAAAATGCCGATGGTTTTGCTCTTGTGTATGGAGTGTCACAGGTATCAGGCAGTAATAATTTGAGTGATGGCAGTGGTCATACGGCGCAAGAAACTCTGTGGAGTGATAAGCGCGTTAGTATGCTTTGGTTCGATGGACTGGATCATTCTTGGTCTGGTGGCGCTGGAGCATCTGGGGATTATGTTGCCGCTAACAGTATTAATTTTGCCACTTATCTCGGTCAGTTTTTTAGTGATAATAATAGGAGAGTCGACAGGAATACAGGCCCGCTATTAACGAATTTAACCGTGGTAAACAATGCTTCATCGCTGCTAATTACGGGCACAGCTATCGACAGTGAAGGCAGTGTCAGCAGGGTGGATCTAAAGATTTATCGATTAGGTTCAGGAACACCTGAGTTGGTTGAGAGTATTAACACTCAGATTTCAACTGTTGATGACAGTTTTAGCGCATCAACAGCGACATTGATTGACGGCCTTTACTCGGTATCAGCAATCGCAATAGACAATGAGTCCAAAGCGGGGGATGAGGCATTGATTTCTGTGCGTGTCGGCCCAGAACCCGAGGCTACGCCTCCCCAGTTAAGTGGGATCAGCGCTGCTATCTCTGGTCAGTGTGCGACCATCACAGGTCTAGTACTTGATATCAATCAAAATCTAGTATTGGTGACAGTCGGTTTTGCTAATGGCGTTAATGTCGACGCCAGTGTTGTAAACACCAGTAATGGCCAGCAATATTCGGCAGAGGGATGCAATCTGGCTGGTGGCAGTCAAATTGCCACTGTAGTCGCAACCGACTTAAGTGGCCTATCGAGTAGTGATTTGGTTGTGTTCACTATCGATGCCGGAATTACAGGTGATTACAACTTGCATATTAATCAGGGCCATATCGCTTGGGGTGTTGGCTACTCTGCATGTTATCTAGCATTTGGCACTGCAGATTTCACTATGCGAGAGTATCCAGCCGGTACCAACCTGTGTCAATGGGTCGCTGATGGTGCTGCAACCTGTGCCGGGCCTATACAGGCATGTATTGGCGGAGGAGCTGGAACACCAGACAGCGATAATGATGGTATTGCTGATAGTAGTGATAACTGTGTTAATACAGCCAATGGGGATCAAGCCGATAATGATGGTGATGGTATAGGCAATGTGTGTGATTCAACACCTGATGGTGAAGTGTTCCAGTGCACTGAATCAACAACCAGTAATTATGCTCACGTTCAAGCGGGACGAGCCATCACGAATGGTTACTACGTATTTGCCCTCGGTTCTGGCGCAAACATGGGTCTTTATAATGTGTTTTACTCAACAACACTGGCCGAAACCAATAATAGCTACTTCGTCATAGGCAGTTGCCCGTAA
- a CDS encoding alpha/beta hydrolase, whose product MRGIISPKLEGFLEQANTALAESKRNKVEWTPTLIRGNLDKLAALMSESVAVEFIENRAFEYEGRQLQARVYSPAPDEKLPVILHFHGGGHMCGSVELYDPISRHLAKTAHCVVICVEYRLAPEHPYPAGIHDCQHALIHYKQVLENIGHNDTVAIVGDSAGGAICTTLTMNSLKNSAIKIDKQILIYPSVDYTMSSPSMQSNGTGFLLEQDKIRWYFQQYFIDSLRSDAKSIPSTNSITNANSEQGVSHEQIIKQASPLFGPFSNKMPETLIFTAGCDPLRDEGLAYAHALHEAGVKVEHHQFDGLIHAYMLLHDLVKDECQQTYAHISEFMK is encoded by the coding sequence ATGCGAGGCATAATTTCCCCTAAGCTTGAAGGCTTCCTTGAACAAGCCAATACCGCTCTAGCCGAGTCGAAACGCAACAAGGTTGAATGGACCCCTACATTGATACGCGGCAATCTAGATAAACTGGCCGCCTTAATGAGCGAGTCAGTAGCAGTCGAATTTATCGAAAATAGAGCCTTTGAATATGAAGGTCGCCAACTACAAGCTCGAGTTTATAGTCCCGCCCCCGATGAGAAACTGCCGGTAATATTGCACTTTCATGGTGGCGGCCACATGTGTGGCAGTGTTGAGCTTTACGATCCTATCAGCAGACACTTGGCCAAAACGGCCCATTGTGTGGTGATCTGTGTTGAGTATCGTTTAGCACCCGAGCATCCTTATCCCGCTGGCATTCATGATTGTCAGCACGCGTTGATCCACTACAAGCAAGTACTGGAAAATATTGGTCATAACGATACGGTCGCCATTGTCGGTGATAGCGCCGGCGGTGCAATTTGCACCACGCTCACCATGAACAGTTTGAAAAACAGCGCCATAAAAATCGACAAGCAGATCCTTATCTATCCCAGCGTTGACTACACCATGAGTAGTCCTTCAATGCAGAGTAACGGCACGGGCTTTTTGCTGGAACAGGACAAAATACGTTGGTACTTTCAACAGTATTTTATCGACAGTTTGAGATCTGATGCAAAATCAATCCCCAGTACAAACTCAATCACTAACGCAAATTCAGAACAAGGCGTTAGCCACGAACAAATCATCAAACAAGCTTCACCGTTATTCGGCCCCTTCTCTAACAAGATGCCTGAAACCCTAATTTTCACCGCTGGTTGTGATCCCCTTAGAGATGAGGGTCTAGCCTACGCCCACGCGCTACACGAAGCTGGCGTCAAAGTGGAACACCACCAATTCGACGGTTTAATCCACGCCTATATGCTCCTCCACGACCTCGTCAAAGATGAATGCCAGCAAACCTACGCTCACATCAGCGAGTTTATGAAATAA
- a CDS encoding MFS transporter, whose protein sequence is MKITNKYLVESLVFFSYVLFAMAWVGGTASMDQIMASMHIDSLASASFISGAVTIAKIVGTFGAAWITIKFGVKYAFLIASLLIVSGLMTPFAPNYEFLLISRFLMGLGGAFMIVYFNPIVMQWFTPEERPVINGINAVAFNVGTAIILWFMADINALTGSWQSSLMLFSLSSLVLAIAWLLVKFETCSAADAQAANSEIHYSYMDGLKDKFNWAYGFTYSGLLSFYICLFTFYPNAGISQSKWVIGFGIVGTIAGIFYSKRKPLRLPVIRFSGAIITLTIFGLSFSHDMWIQTLSAITLGFFIFFPVTALVTIPHELPKMTGQKITVVFSLFYSISYLFSTLVLWLFGKLVDINGGDYSASFILITLISTTFFIGSYLLPETGKVKEITPCEA, encoded by the coding sequence ATGAAGATAACCAATAAATACCTAGTAGAATCCCTTGTTTTCTTTAGCTATGTCTTGTTTGCTATGGCTTGGGTCGGTGGCACCGCCAGCATGGATCAGATCATGGCCTCCATGCATATTGACAGTCTGGCCTCCGCTAGCTTTATCAGTGGCGCGGTAACGATTGCCAAGATAGTCGGCACCTTTGGTGCGGCCTGGATAACCATTAAATTCGGGGTTAAGTATGCCTTTTTAATTGCCAGTTTATTGATTGTCTCAGGCTTAATGACTCCGTTTGCACCTAACTATGAATTCCTGCTGATCAGCCGCTTTTTAATGGGACTCGGTGGTGCATTTATGATTGTCTACTTCAATCCCATAGTAATGCAGTGGTTTACTCCTGAAGAGCGCCCTGTGATCAATGGCATCAACGCGGTCGCCTTTAACGTCGGCACCGCCATCATCCTGTGGTTTATGGCCGACATCAACGCATTAACTGGCAGTTGGCAAAGCAGCTTAATGCTATTTTCTCTGTCGAGTCTGGTATTAGCCATTGCCTGGTTATTGGTCAAATTCGAGACCTGCAGCGCCGCTGACGCGCAAGCTGCGAATAGTGAAATCCATTACAGCTACATGGATGGCTTAAAAGATAAGTTCAACTGGGCCTACGGCTTTACCTATTCAGGGCTACTCTCTTTCTATATCTGCCTATTTACTTTCTACCCAAATGCAGGGATCAGTCAAAGCAAATGGGTCATTGGCTTCGGCATTGTGGGGACGATTGCAGGTATATTCTACAGCAAGCGTAAGCCACTGCGACTGCCGGTTATCCGCTTCTCTGGAGCCATCATCACCTTGACCATCTTTGGCCTGTCGTTTAGTCATGATATGTGGATACAAACACTGTCAGCCATTACGTTAGGCTTCTTTATCTTCTTCCCCGTGACTGCATTGGTGACGATTCCCCACGAATTGCCAAAAATGACGGGACAGAAGATCACTGTGGTATTTAGCTTGTTCTACTCTATTAGTTATCTGTTCTCCACCTTGGTTTTATGGCTATTCGGCAAGTTAGTCGACATCAATGGCGGTGACTATTCCGCATCATTTATCTTAATAACACTTATCAGTACCACCTTCTTCATTGGCAGTTATCTCCTGCCGGAAACTGGCAAAGTTAAGGAGATAACACCATGCGAGGCATAA